Part of the Mytilus trossulus isolate FHL-02 chromosome 2, PNRI_Mtr1.1.1.hap1, whole genome shotgun sequence genome is shown below.
GGGGGGAGTGGCTGGGGTAGCTCTGGTTCAATACGGGCAAGTGAACTGGACTGGTCATAACTAACAGTACTTAGTAAATCATCAAAGCATATAATCCTTACAGATCCTTACACATTTCAGCATAAATGGAAGACTTAAGTTAATATATTTAAGGAAATTTATCATGAGAAGAAATTAACAGTTTATAGTTAAAAATTACGGTTTCCGCGTTGTTCCGCAATCGGCGGTAATGTGTAAATATTCACAATGAACCTTCTTATTTAGCTAGCGTGATCCTAATATACCTTTGTAATAAAAAGATCtagaataaataataataataatcctcAAAATCCTAAAATATTAGAACCTAACCTTAATAAAATAACTGGAtatataaattctatatttctgctagtttgtttataaatgaacaatatGGCTGCCCAGGAGGAACAAGACTGAATAAGAGAGAATGTCGCGCATGAATTTATAGTACACGACACACTTTGGACACGATTTTGGACACACTTTTGACGTTTCTAACGTCAAATGACGTAACGACACAAACTGCACTTTAAACATACGGGGACTATTATAAGAACCTTGTAAATAAACAATGGCGGCCCCCAGGGTTGAAGTCACCCGGtaataaaaagggataaaagcTACATGTATGGGAGACTTATGATCGTTGATACCGGTATAACTACAACAAGGAACCAGAGAATCACGTTAGTTTTACGTGACTGTAAGTTAAATGTACAACTCGTacataaaaatagtaaattatACACTGGTCACAAACatcatacaattataaaaatatatagtcTTTAGATTTGTCCCCATTTCCTGTATCAATTGCCTTCCCATCTTTAATAGTATTTACATTTCATCACACAATATAAAGAACGTGATCCACAAAAGAAATgatcaaaaatgaataatttagaATTATAAAACCGTAacaatactaaacccctaacgggaaggattgtgcctgatgttcatatgatgcaatcataatctttcagtcagtttaattgaagtctggagctggcatgtcagttaactgctagtagtctgttgttatttatgtattattgtcattttgtttattttctttggttacatcttctgacatcagactcggacttctcttgaactgaattttaatgtgcgtattgttatgcgtttacttttctacattggttagaggtatagggggagggttgagatctcacaaacatgtttaaccccgccgcatttttgcgcctgtcccaagtcaggagcctctggcctttgttagtcttgtattattttaattttagtttcttgtgtacaatttggaaattagtttggcgttcattatcactgaactagtatatatttgtttaggggccagctgaaggacgcctccgggtgcgggaatttctcgctacattgaagaactgttggtgaccttctgctgttgtttttttgtttttttatttggtcgggttgttgtctctttgacacattccccatttccattctcaattttactatcTCGTGTAGTGCTTAAAGTTAATGGCTTTGCAATAAAAAGTTACTTATAAACTCAAATGTATCTCTCTATTGTTATACGTacaaacagatgaaaatgaCTAGTCAAtccgcaaaaaaaaaaaagtttccatAAGAATACAGATAAAAATCTAACATTAAAAACCGAGCTCGCAACAGGAATATTAAGTTTTACCTTTGTCCGTCTACAGTGCGTACCGAAATTAGTTTCCGTACGCGTTCTCCAACTTtatagtttgcctcaaccaaatgttttgaaacatttattataaaaaaaaattggagttTTGTGGCGTCAATTTTACAATTCTAGAGTTATGCGTCTTTACAATtggaaaaaaatgctgaattttatGTTTCCGTTTTCTAACGCAAGTTTGCCGCAACCAAATGGTTGGATATTACAtgcacaatgcttattaccacaattATGATGGCATCACTTTTACCCTCTGGAGTTATTCCCCTATACACATTGATGGAAACATTGCTGAATGTTTCGTTTCCCTTCTCTCTAACTTAAGATTGCCTCACTAAACGTTATGAATCTTATACATAATAATTATTACCACAATACAcagatcaaatttgaattttcagtgtcacttttactgttcttgagttatgtccctgtATATAATGTTGTATGCAAGCGGGTATAATCTGTGTCACATGaacacattctccatttattatattatataaaaataaggagatgtggtatttattattgccaatgagactactattcaccaaagttcaaattCAGTGGATGCAAGCCATTATAGACAACCGTACGAAAAAAGCCCAGATTTTTCTCATTGATCATATGAACAGTTGTTATAGCAATATCGTATGAATACGAAGTTGAAACAAGAACACATTAAAAATTCTGATCagtaactttatttttattaaaaaataattcgcaatcaattaaacttttactTTAAACAAACCAAATATGGCATTTCATATATTATCTTTCTCTGCGAAATATGAGATGCCTCGCTTAACCTGTTTATCATGTGCACAGTTTTTAGGAATAGACTACAccttattatttgatttttcatcATGCTCTTGATCCTCTTCTTGTATTTCGTGAAGTTCTGTTTTTTGTCCTTGTTTGTGATTAATATCCGCCCATTCTTGTACCTCACCTTTAGCCAAAATAATGTAAGCAACAGCACCCACACAATACACAGCAGCGGCTATGTAAAATGCTATCCGCCATTCCTCTggttttttctgaaaatttaatttataactatctttgtatcatatttatcatttatagtgCATATTTGCAATAAAACATTCTATCTTAGTAAATTATAAAGCTCAAAGgtcaaattattaaaacaaaaatttgattcaactttaatttcatatttttaattaatgtcTCTCCCAAAagttaatattgttatatcgTGTCAGtctgtattgtttttttgtttatttgcaaCATAACTTCCGATCTGAATCTCTTTTGGGTTTGCTTGATGCGCAATATTACAGGCACACTAGTTATTTTTATAGAtacataattgtttgttttgtttgatgtttgttttaaacCCGAAAACCATCACTAATATTGCAAGACGAAAGTTTCTGGTTGTTAACCATCGTTTTATTTTCCCATAACATTAAAAGGAAGAATTTGCATTGCAAAATATGTCAGAAACTTATCATTCTCAGGTGCTATTTAGCATTTTTCCTCAGAagatattaagttttttttccaattcaattcaatattttatttaagtctcatctctcaataatatataatacaacattacattaaatgtaaaaatatataaatataaaaagagaacCATTCTGTACAGACTTACAAGAGACATAACATATGGACAAACATAATCTTTACAATTACTAACTTATTTAATATTTGCACCTAACTTACATTTTGAGTAATTGCCCCAACAACATAAGGAGCAATAATCCCTGGTACACTAGCTCCCATATTGGTGATTCCAAATAACGTTCCTGCAAACTTTGGTGCAATATCACCGTGATTAATGAAAAAGGAACTAAATTGAAAACCACAAAACGCCATAGACAATGTGAGTAGCACGACCGCTTCTGTTTGTTTAAAACAGTCCATATATCCTAGTATTACAAGAAAAATGGCGGGAACAAACATACCTGCAATAAATAATAGAAACTATCAGGATAAAATAAAGCTCTTATTCGCTGACATTTTTAATGCTAAAATATGGCCAGGTAAACGTTATTTTGGTGGTATTTCTGTTTTCATGAAAGTTTCGCATGCATTTTGGAAACTCGTTCAATGGCATCCGAATATTGTAAAATCATAAGCATTCGACTTTTAGAGATGACATCGATTTTAAACTAGAATAGAGGTACACAGGTATAAGGGAACGACCAATTAACTTCGCCGGAAAGGGGGCGGGGTATGAGTTTTCcctaaaaaaacatattctgatccccaatttgatggGAAAAAATATTGTGAACAAACAGATGACCAATAGAATATTCTGAATATAGATTTCCCCCAAAACCTTatagtattaaatttaaaagtaaagggttatcaaaggtaccaagattataattcagtacgccagacgcgcgtttcgtatacataagattcatcaaaatagttataatgccaaacaagtacagagttgaagagcattgaggacccaaaattcccaaaatgtgtgccaaatacggctaaggtaatctaattatctattcctgggataagaaaatccttagtttttcgaaatattcaaagttttgtcataggaaatttattaaataaagattatatgattgatattcatgtcaacaccgaagtgctgacaaGAACTTTTATTAAGAAGAACATATGACCAAGAGACTGAGGTTAACAGAACTAGACTCTTACCTATCGAACAACATAGTTTACGTGTAGCACCAATGGAAAGTATCTCTCTAGCTATGAAGAAATCGGCGAAAATTCCagcaattattataaaaacCCAAAATAACAAGTAGGGTATCATAGAAAACACTCcgttctgaaataaaaaaaaatcaaaacatatatcaAGAAACACATTATTAGTAATTGGATGCTCTAATGAGAATAAACTACTGAGCTGTGAGCTATCTATGTTCCGATGtcatataatttgtaaatactGTCTCATTTATACATCGGGAAGAAATTTTCAAAGGTGTCCGCGGGTCTCCCGACGGTCTGTAAAGCAATGGTGTTAAACAGTTgtgaattttgaaaatcaaatataaagtttttacaCATATtccaatttgtattttgtatgatgtttgtattatatttcattttagttttctttctttttctatgttacatgtatgtattgtttAAGTTTAGAGCTTTACATGTCACTCAGGCTATTTAAAGACTATGAGAAACTCGAACACAAAGTATGCGCCAAACCAGtgataagtttaattttgaactgaaatgttcaaaataaagcaataattttaataaaagtaatGAAATGTATGACTTTTATTCTACTTACCGACTTAATATCAAACTTTAAAACTTCTTTCATATATGTAGGCATTTGCGTCAACAACATATAAGCACCATAGTTACCACACGCATTAGCTATAAGTATTGCCCACATAGCACCAGACGTCAAAATACTTTTCCAAGGTTTCGCTGTAtgctatatgaaaaaaaatcaagataacAACAATTAGTCTTAAACTACAGAGACATGCTATTTTGGTACTTCCGTTAAATAAAGTACGTAGTTTGACTGTTACACTTACAGTTTGTCTGAAAAACAATCTGTTCATGGCAGAACTTTGGTTGTGACTCCCTTAAGTGAAGTTAAGCTTAGATGGTTTTGTTTAATCTTTACAGAACCAAGTGTGTCGATTATCTTTTCATTCGCATACTACTATCTCGTCTTACTAATGATGTCCATTTCTTTTTCGATTgtcaataacttttttgtttaaactttgcACATTATCATCTCGTTTTCGTAAATAGTATGCCgattacttttttgtttgcacACTAGAATCTGGTCATCAGAgtgtcagtggcggatccagaaattttcataagtgggggcccactgactgacctaagagggggcccgctccagtcacgcttcagtgactCCCTACATacgcaaccaaattttttcccaaaaatagGGGGACccgggccccctgcccccctAAATCTGCCAACATGTGTGTCGATTATTTCTTCGTTTGCACATTAGTATCTCGTCATACCATGTGTGTCGATTATTTCTTCGTTTGCACATTAGTTTATCGTCAAACCATGTGTGTCGATTATTTCTTCGTTTGCACATTAGTATCTCGTCATACCATGTGTGTTGATTATTTCTTCGTTTGCACACTATTAAATCGTCATACTAAATGTGTCGATTATTTCTTCGTTTGCACATTAGTATCTCGTCATACCATGTGTGTCGATTATTTCTTCGTTTGCACATTAGTATCTCGTCATACCATGTGTGTCGATTATTTCTTCGTTTGCACATTAGTATCTCGTCATACCATGTGTGTCGATTATTTCTTCGTTTGCACATTAGTATCTCGTCATACCATGTGTGTCGATTATTTCTTCGTTTGCACACTATTAAATCGTCATACTAAATGTGTCGATTACTTGTTCGTTTGCACACTAGTATCTCGTCTTACCACGTATGTCAATTACTTTTTCGTTGGCACACTTATATCTCGTCTCACCAATTGTGTcaattacttttttgtttgcacACTAGTATCTCGTCTTAAGATTTGTGTCAATTATTTTTTCGTTTGTACACTAGCATCTCGTTATCTTACCAAGTGGGTCAATTACTGTTTCGTTTGCACACTACTGTCTCTTCCTACCAAGTGGGCCGGTTACTTTTTCGATTGCACATTAGCATCTCGTCTTACCAAGTGAGTCGGTTACTTTTTTCGTTTCTTCACTATTATCACATTGTCTTACCAAGTGTTTCGAttacttttacatattttttatcttaCCGTATGAAGATGCTGATCATCTGGATCTTCGTCGTCGCCAAGGGAAtgcaatatatatttcttttctatatCTGTTATACCTGGCATTTCCTCGGGAGAATCTCGAACAAAAACTATCCATACAATACACCATACAAATGATACAGCACCTTATTATGAAGAAGGAAATGTCAATTACAAAAAGAGTATCTATAAACAGACAATAATATACATTGACActaaacacaaaaaatcaaattgcaaCCAAAGTTTGTATGAAGAAATATAAACTGCACATGCAAAGagattaatatttgaaatatgtataCTACTACATTAGTTACATTCAATATTGCAGTCTTCGACAAATATTGAATTTACGCATCCGAATCTTCCTGCTacagatacaaaaaaatgtttgaagctAAATCTTAAAGACGAGACAAGAGAAACATTCGATGCacttttcttgatttaccttTATAAGGAAAGCTCACAGtcaaatttaagttttgaaagcaaaagatgattttaagtatatgaaatggaagaaataaaaacaaaagattcaCTTGTtctgtataaaacaaaacaaacaaacacacatttgtttttaaagaattcGAAACAGTGTTTGCCATATATTTGCAACTTTTGAAGcaaataatgattttgttaatCAAGCTATATAAGCATAATTTCTAAGACTGAAAATACCTTTTAAATTATTCCTCcgattgataaaattgaaacaggTTGTCATAACTATTGTTAGGAACTTGCTTTGATTACGTTCAAAACgtaacaataacaaaaagaagTTTTTGTAACGTTGGACACTAATTCGCAACATGCTAATGCTAAGGTGAGTAAGGTACTGGTCCTATTATATAAGACTTCGAACTTTCCGAAGTTTCAACatagagaataaaaaaaaatattcgatAAAAACGTTGAATGCAAATAacagacaatagacaatattttattggcacaaacgCATTTACAATAAATGGTAATGACCGAATGGATAAACAATTTGCTATACATGGTAGTAACCTCCGAAGTCTTATATTATAGGTCTAGGTAAGGAACCGATTAATTACTAACGTAACAATTATATTTGTGTAGAATTCACGcctatataataaaattatagcACATTTAGTTTGACTTTCTCACCTAAAACATAATATATCGAAGGCCATCCACCATCAAAGCCGTAGGCACACAATAAACTACCAATGGGGAAAGCTAGGGCATTTCCAAGCTGGCATCCTGTAAAAATACGTCATAGTTAAAGGCTCTACGTAAATGAATTGATAACATTTGACAAACTAAATTTCAGATGGCTTTATTTCAACCTATCCccttaagttttaaaatatttcactgTGTAGTGTAGTTTGGTACATGAAGATATTTGCAAGTAGGCCAATCAAAATCAAACGATTGCTTGTCCATTTTTCCATCTAATTAGAATCATCCATCTCGCTGAAAATGCACCAGCTATTATATATTAGGGATGTTTGAgtgaatgaaaaacatttaaaataaatggtgcttataattttattgaaatctgaAATAGGCGTGAATAGTAACGGtctttaaacttatttaaattaGATATAAATCTACCCGTAATAATCCAGAACATtggaaaaacaaattaaacgaACATACTAGTAACAGAACATAcagtataaataataaatagcAATTTCCGATACGGCTGTATTAGTtgtcaaaggtatcaggattataatttagtacgccagacgcgcgtttcgtctacataagactcatcagtgacgctcatataaaaaaaagttataaaccaaacaaatacaaagttgaagggcattgaggatccaaaaattccaaaaagttgcgctaaatacggctgaggtaatctatgcctgggataagaaaatccttagtttttcgaaaaattcaaagttgtgtattaaatatttcttgcaGCTACTGACAGAAGCTTAATATATTGGCGGCTGTACTTATGAGAGATAATTAAATACCATTATATACACAAGCGTCATGAAAATTAAAGGTAGACACGATCTTATAATCGTGTTTTGATATAAGAATTTGAGAATCATGTTAAATCTCCAAAAACATACCAGACGCAATAATTAAACAACTATTATAGCATATTATCAGTTATCAGTAATTCAATTCACGTTAATTGCATCAGAACTATAGTAGAAAGTTTATAATGGAGCTATGATAGTATGCCTGCGTTTTTCTGTTGAAATTTACCGTTAATCCTTTACCTCCAAATGAAAATCCCACTAATCTACTTCTTTCTTCCGGAGGAGACCATTTTGCCCACAAAACCTGTGCCCCGGGATACATAGTTGCCTGAAGTATGCCATGAAAAATaagattattgttttttatatataaaaaaaaccaaaacattacAATATAATAAGTGCAAGTATTTGTAtacaaatacagaaaaaaagtcGATGTAAAAAGTAATCTATTGCATAAATTAATTCACCAGTTGCAAACGTTATCACAGCACATCTgtgatttatttattcaaaaagtattacttgttgaaaattgttcgattttttgtgaaaagtttGCCCTTATCTATCTTTGCCTTTTTCTTAATCACTGCGGAATGGTTTAGAGTTGTCTCAGAGGctattatacaaaaaaaatatctattctTTAGTTTATACAAAGTTATTTGTAAAGAGAACCACCACCACTTAATCATAATGtatgttttagtttatttgtttgtttgtaagcATACGTCTATAGAACAGTCAATTGCATGATTTTCATCGTAAATAGTCTAAAGTTGTGTTTTCGGAACATCAAGATTAGTGACAAGTCACATACTCAAAAAAGGTGCcaagataaaaacatatttgaccAGGTGGCTAGTTTTCAGAATGCTGTTTTCTCATCAAAAACATAGATTTAAGGGAACTTTACTGCATgcaattaaatgattttaaaaatatcgaatttgaaaattgaatataGACACGGTCTTAATAAATACCaaattcacatttttaaaaagggtgctgaatattttcatcatttccCGCAAGACAGATTTGATACAATTCATGACCGCTTTGTGATAtggttagattttcaaaaatatattcacTTGCACAGGAAATGTATGTTTGCCACTGGAATACATTTAATAGTTGTTTTTCCATGTATTATATCAATATTCTAACCTGTGTGTCGTTACTTTTGTTAAGTAGAGAAGGAGttaattgtagaaaaaaatggcgttcactttttttcaatatacgCGGAATATCCTACTCTCTACATTGCCGTCGTTAAGAAACGCAAGAGAAAATTGTACTTACTTCGCCCACACCAATAAATACTCTACAAACAGTTAGAAGATATGGACTTATTCTGGCACATATAGGTGTAAGTAGTGTTAGTGTTGATACTAGTATCATTCCTATTGAAATAATAAGCCGAGGTCCAAATCTTTCTGCCAACCATCCTCCAGGAATCTGTAGAAAGGTGTAACCCCAGAAAAATGCACCAAGTATCACACCTTGCAGTTGTTTGTCCCAGAAAAATTCTCCCTTCTAAAGAATAggatagaaataaaacaataccaaCAGCTGTGGAAATGACTATGACGACGAGTTACAGAGCTCCATTACTATATGTATGGATAACACAAAATAGTCTCACTATCTGTTTACATCATATTTCACATAGTATAATTCAGAGACACTACTTTAGTTAGTGTTACCaataatatatttgtcatatgttgaaataagtttttaGTCATTTACTATACTTCTTTATAATTtgtcagtctttttttttttggtcatataaCTCTTCTCAACTGTATCGGTTTATTCATTCTGGACTTTCATGTTTTCTGCTCTAAGTGTTCCTGATCAtgctgatgaaggtaaatccataATAGCGATTCGGACCTATACAATTTTtcacgtgttgttttcattttttttgtctgtattATTTTATGGTTACCTGTAAAgcctaatttaaaaataaacctcAGACACCAGTCAACACTGACAATTTGGTACCGGTAATTCGTTGATTTTTCATATACATTAAATGAAATGGAAAGTAAgtatttcttcatattttataaacgTATTCAGGATAGGGATTATTTATTTGCTTtaataagaagaaaacaaaatgaaagcaacactttatgaaTTACGACTAAAGTGCTTTTCTTAATTTACATTCATTAGGAATAGTCAATGCCAAATAATTCAAAGCCTAGAATCAGTTGAAGTTTTAAGTTGTGATTCTAGTATTATAAGAAGCAGGTTTGacaagctataaaaccaggttcaatccaccattttgttcttaaaatgttcTCTTCTAATAAAGCGATATGGCAGTTGTAATCTACAGGCCTTTTCTATGAATGTTGGTGTTTGCTTTTGTTTTACTTCAGtgttctgttgttccgttgttttcctcctATAGTTCATGAGTATCCCTCAGTTTTgagtttgttacccggatttgtttatTAATCGAATTATGACGATTGAACaacgatatactactgttgcctttatagattgttttcatatttctttaacaaaataattactgttacatgtatttttttgaaAACGAATAAAGGTAATCAGAAAACCTAATGGGTTTAACTCGTATATCACTTATTGTATTGATTCTaggttttaattttgtaaattgcaACTAAATACAAtcatgaatatttgaaagcTGAGAGGGGGATCAATATCCAATACAACTATGtaacattgtttttttgttctgttGCAGTGAATATACACATGTGTTTATGATAATTCTCAGAATCACCAATTCACGACACGTATTGATATCAACAATCCACATTTGATGGTAttactatatttttaatttttgaattactGCATTTATGCACAGCtctgaattatttaatttaggACAATggtcaaataaattattatggGGATGCCATTCTCCGTAATGCCGAAAGAGAATACCATCAAAGTGCATTTTCAGCAACATCTAGTCTGAGAATGATAACATATCACAAAAAGGCACATTTCTTAATAGAGGCACATAGACCTATGACTGACATTTAAAGTATATAGTAATTTGTAATTAAGTAGCAATATATGTATTGACCCCATgtgttttataatgttttatgttcattttctatatttaagtGATAAAGGATGTTATTTCTCATGCCGTATACGGGACAGCAGCTAATATTTGGAAATGTATCATTTTCCAAAGTTTCGTATTTGGTAGGCCTTTTGTacgatatattttttgtttcgttttgttttcaaaatctacatAATACATATTAGATCCACAATCAGTATTAACAGtggataatttgttttatttatggcCTGT
Proteins encoded:
- the LOC134707040 gene encoding sialin-like, which encodes MSEKSTKSPERDIRDVGSPKARLLKNQRSRHDSVASRTRHDSVLSGRSVGSGSLHRRLSYRRQSSLGLPHCDSFKSMILEEKKEIEIAKEGVPWWTSKRLCLSVVCFCGFFCLYAQRVNLSIAIVCMVKHGHSTNKGQTLDNSSFIYNISSNFTSNGTLYTHSEDETSTVIMRSTTKQCPVALSTSTLKGEFFWDKQLQGVILGAFFWGYTFLQIPGGWLAERFGPRLIISIGMILVSTLTLLTPICARISPYLLTVCRVFIGVGEATMYPGAQVLWAKWSPPEERSRLVGFSFGGCQLGNALAFPIGSLLCAYGFDGGWPSIYYVLGAVSFVWCIVWIVFVRDSPEEMPGITDIEKKYILHSLGDDEDPDDQHLHTHTAKPWKSILTSGAMWAILIANACGNYGAYMLLTQMPTYMKEVLKFDIKSNGVFSMIPYLLFWVFIIIAGIFADFFIAREILSIGATRKLCCSIGMFVPAIFLVILGYMDCFKQTEAVVLLTLSMAFCGFQFSSFFINHGDIAPKFAGTLFGITNMGASVPGIIAPYVVGAITQNKKPEEWRIAFYIAAAVYCVGAVAYIILAKGEVQEWADINHKQGQKTELHEIQEEDQEHDEKSNNKV